GTCGCGCGGTCGTCGGGATGGCCGAGGAGGTGCCGTCCCACCGCCTCCCCGCTGCCCGTGCCGGATCGCGTGAGGCGCAGCGGGTGATGGCCGGAGCTCGGGACGTCGAGTACCGCGCGCCGGAGGCGGTCGCACGCTCCCCCGCCCTGGCTCCCCGTCACCAGCTGACGGGGAGGGCCTTCCCCTCCTCGTAGCCGGCCGCGGACTGCAGGCCGACGTGCGCGCGCTCGTGGAACTCGGGGACGGTCGCGGCGCCCGCATACGTGAACGACGAGCGGACGCCGGAGGTGATCATGTCGACGAGGTCCTCCACCCCGGGCCGGAGCGGATCGAGGTAGATGCGCGACGACGAGATCCCCTCCGCGAAGAGCTCCCTGCGCGCACGCTCGTACGCGTCCAGCCGCCCGAACCTCTCCTGCACGGCCTTCGTCGACGCCATCCCCCACGACTCCTTGTAGAGACGGCCGTCGTCGTCGGCCCGCAGGCCGCCGGGGGCCTCGATCGTGCCGGCGAACCACGACCCGATCATGACGCTGGCCGCGCCCGCCGCGAGCGCGAGCGCGACGTCGCGGGGATAGCGCACCCCGCCGTCCGCCCACACGTGCGCGCCGTGCTCGCGTGCGGCCTCGGCCGTCTCGAGCACGGCGGAGAACTGCGGCCGCCCGACCGCGGTCATCATGCGGGTCGTGCACATCGCCCCGGGGCCCACGCCGACCTTGAGGATGGTCGCGCCCGCGGACACGAGGTCCCGCACGCCCTCCGCTGTGACGACGTTGCCGGCGACGACCGGGATGCCGAGCCCCAGGCCCGCCACGATCGCGAGGGCGCGCAGCATCCCCTCCTGGTGGCCGTGCGCGGTGTCGACGACGAGCACGTCGACGCCCGCGGCGGCCAGCGCCGTCGCCTTCGCCTCGACGTCGCCGTTGATGCCGACGGCGGCGGCCACCGCGAGGCGGCCCGCGGCGTCGACCGCGGGCCGGTACAGCGTGGAGCGGAGCGCGCCCCGCTGCGTGACGGTTCCGACGAGCGCGCCCTGGTGCACGACGGTCGTCATGTCGAGGCCGGCCTCGACGAGCAGGTCGAACGCGTGGCGCGCGTCGGTCACGTCGTCGGCGTCGATCGACGGCGACGGCCCGCGCACGAGGTCGCCGAGCTGCGCGTCGGGAAGCGCCGTGGCCAGGCGCGTCGCCGGCAGCACGCCTAGGATGTCGGCCACGTCGGGAAGACGCCCGTCCGGTCCCGGCTCGCGCCCCACGACGATGCCGTGCCCCTCGAGCGCGGGCAGGAGCCGCCGGGCGGACTCGACCGTGGTCCCGGGACCGGCGACGATCGGCGTCTCCCACCGCACGGGCTGGCGCTTGACCCAGCGGATGGCCTCGTCGAGCAGCTGCAGCGGCATGTCCTGCGGCAGCACGCCCAGCCCGCCGCGGCGGGCGAGCGCCGCGGCGAGGCGGGGGCCGGTGACGGAGTTCATGTTGCTCGACACGATCGGGATGGTCGCCGGCGTGCCGTCGCCGGGTGCGAGATCGACCTGCAGACGGCTCGTGACGCCCGACCTGCGCGGCGCGAGGAAGACGTCGGAGTAGGTGAGGTCGACCGAAGGGGGCTGGCCGATGAATTCCATGCCGCCCACGGTAGTGCCGCGCCCTGGACCGTGTCGTCCCGGTCCCGCCTCCGGAACGCCCCGGGGCGCGCCGCGTCGCGGCTCAGGGGGCGGCGATTGAGCTAGGCTGGTTCCCCGAACGCACGCGCATCCTCCCGGTGCGGCGAGTCCGTCTCGGGAGGTCCGGTTCGGGGGGAGTCCGTCTCGGGAGCATGCGCGCCATCGATTCAGGGATGAAAGTGGGCGATCCTGCCGTGTCAAGCCAGGTGACGGGCGTTGGTGCATCATCGAGCGAGGGCGAGTTCGGGGCCAACGAATGGCTCGTCGAAGAGCTCTACGAGCAGTTCAAGGTCGATCCGAACGCGGTCGACAAGGAGTGGTGGCCCGTCCTCGAGGCGTACGGCGCGGCCGCGTCGGGATCCGCCGCAGCGCCCACCCCGCCAGGAGCCTCCGCGAACCCGCCGACGGCGCCCATCCCCGTCGTCGGGCAGCAGCCCGTCGCGCGCACCACCGCCCGGCCCGCCGCCCCCGCCCCCATCCCCGCCGACCAGCCGGTGACGAGGCCGAACCCGACCGTCGAGAAGCCCGCCGAGACCGACGAGGACACGGTCACGGCGCTCAAGGGCCTGCCGAAGACGCTCGCGAAGAACATGGACGAGTCGCTGACCGTCCCGACCGCCACGAGCGTCCGCACCATCCCGGCCAAGCTGCTGATCGACAACCGCATCATCATCA
This window of the Microbacterium sp. AB genome carries:
- the guaB1 gene encoding GMP reductase, giving the protein MEFIGQPPSVDLTYSDVFLAPRRSGVTSRLQVDLAPGDGTPATIPIVSSNMNSVTGPRLAAALARRGGLGVLPQDMPLQLLDEAIRWVKRQPVRWETPIVAGPGTTVESARRLLPALEGHGIVVGREPGPDGRLPDVADILGVLPATRLATALPDAQLGDLVRGPSPSIDADDVTDARHAFDLLVEAGLDMTTVVHQGALVGTVTQRGALRSTLYRPAVDAAGRLAVAAAVGINGDVEAKATALAAAGVDVLVVDTAHGHQEGMLRALAIVAGLGLGIPVVAGNVVTAEGVRDLVSAGATILKVGVGPGAMCTTRMMTAVGRPQFSAVLETAEAAREHGAHVWADGGVRYPRDVALALAAGAASVMIGSWFAGTIEAPGGLRADDDGRLYKESWGMASTKAVQERFGRLDAYERARRELFAEGISSSRIYLDPLRPGVEDLVDMITSGVRSSFTYAGAATVPEFHERAHVGLQSAAGYEEGKALPVSW